One Vigna unguiculata cultivar IT97K-499-35 chromosome 7, ASM411807v1, whole genome shotgun sequence genomic region harbors:
- the LOC114189750 gene encoding uncharacterized protein LOC114189750 → MAGLLVEGGSARAEDHFATAAGEEKSSWTEVAKLVVSRHHFYRRTRRWESHIWDCGKQVYLGEVAIRGFVLDYVFHLSSLSTRGSGRQKRPEEEREGLVRRTWGATSLLVTTWASPKRLMLSGSSLGAAWRKKIVGRG, encoded by the exons ATGGCTGGACTTCTCGTCGAAGGTGGATCAGCACGAGCAGAGGATCACTTCGCGACAGCCGCTGGTGAAGAAAAGTCGTCATGGACTGAGGTCGCAAAGCTCGTAGTATCGCGACATCACTTTTATCGCAGGACTAGAAGATGGGAATCACACATTTG GGATTGTGGCAAACAAGTGTACTTAGGTGAGGTTGCCATTAGAGGATTCGTTTTAGATTATGTGTTTCATCTTTCTTCATTATCGACGAGGGGCTCGGGGCGGCAAAAGAGACCAGAGGAAGAGAGGGAGGGGTTGGTGAGGCGCACGTGGGGGGCGACGTCATTGTTGGTGACAACGTGGGCCTCGCCGAAGAGGTTGATGCTGTCAGGGTCGAGTTTGGGGGCTGCGTGGAGGAAAAAGATAGTTGGACGAGGATGA